One Candidatus Nitrososphaera evergladensis SR1 genomic window, ATGACGCGGTCCACAAGGTCGGTTGCGACTGCCGCGCCTATGGTCCCTACGCGGAGCATTGCATCCAGCTGCTTGTGCACAATGCCGTTTAGCGTTTCAAGGTCGTTGATGATGGCAAGGCCTTTTGTCGTTATCGAATACCTGCCACCTTCGTTTTCAGATACCAGCCCGTCATCAAGGAGCCTTCCAAGCAGCGGGTAGATGAGGCCGGGCGACGGCTTCCAGCGCCCTTCTGTCTGCGCTATTGCCTTGTCGATTATCTCCTTTCCAGTCATCGGTTTTTCTTTCAAAAGGGTCAAGATGTAGTGGCGGGAAAATCCCCTAGGTATAGAGCTTCCAACACGTGCGAGCCATTCGCTTATCATATCTTCTCTATATCACTAGTAATATCGCCAGTGATATATCAAGATATCGCTAGTGATTACACTGTTGAATATGCGGGTGATTTCCCTCCCGCGTTGAATTGGGGTCATGGACTGTTGAATTAGGGAGATGACGCATTTTGGATTCTCACACGTAGGCTAATGATAGAATGACTGAGAGGGGAGATATAGCCCGACTGGCCTTCCAGCCGTTTACGGGGTTGCTGCATCATATACGGCGATGATGCAAGAACCGACTCTTGCTCCATGCGTCATTATGACGCTTGGCTTGGACATTCTCACGCCTGATGTTATTAGCATACAAGCGCGGGCCTCTAGAAAGCCCTACCCTCTCGACCACCTAATGTAAAAAGCAGTAAATTAACTTGGCGCTCAAACCGATAGCCGACAACGTTTCATGGCAGTTCCACCCTGCCATTTAGCCAGAACGTCGGCCAAGCGTCACCGCAAAGCCCATCTCCTTACGTAAATAGCTCCCTGAACGGCAGGGCGCGGAGATGCGTTTTTTACATTCATGGCACGCCCAAGGCTTCTGCTCACGCAGCTTCCTTTTCCCCGCTTACGCAGGGTTCATGGCAAGACTAGCCAATCCCCGTTGTTCCATCGGCTATCAAATAGAATAAAGTAACAAGATTGCTATTAACTTTGTATCATCTTTATCCAGCAGCTATCCTTTCCACTCGATAGCCATGCAAATCCGTTGATTCTAAGGATGTCATTTATCTCTCTCCACTCTGGCTTTTCGATCCACATCTTTTGCTTGAACTTGATGCAGTCTTTCTCGCTGATAATTGATAGTTTTTCAAACCTCTTGCCTAGTTGGTTGATTACAAAGCCCTCGAAGTTTCTCTCTTTTTCACCATTGATTGCCGACTTTACTATCAGGTCTTTGATGCGGTTCTGCTCGTTTAGGTTCAGGCCAATGTTCGCAGCCTCGGCAGGTGTTTGGCCGCCTATGACCTAGATGAAAACTACATTCATTCATTCTTCAGTACAAGCTTTAGGTCGAATAACAAAGACTTTTGGAAGGTTTACTGGCAAAAAAAATAATTCCAGAATCCATAGCCAATGAATGCAGAACATAAAAAGACATCTAAAATCTTATAAAAATGATACATTTGTCTATTGATCGCCAACATGAGAAATTATCCTATCACTGTTTCACCAAAGTCAAAGCCAATCCAGAGCATCAAAAAAATTGTCGCCGAACACTTGGACGCAGAAAACGCGCGGCTAAGGTTCAACCAGGTTAATCACTTTATAGATAATGTTGTTGGTTTTGACACTTCTTTTTCGTGCAGGCACATCTTGCTTGTGTATGAAGAGATAGAGTCGGCCAGACAAATCGAGATGCGATACCTAAAAAGCCGATTGCAGAAAGGGGAAACTTGCATGTGTCTGGCACACGGCGACAACAGTACGGAAGAAGGTCATGATTCCGAAAGTAACATGATGCGGGCCGAAATGACAGACAGCGGAATTGATATTGACAGGCTGGAAAAGACAGGCCAACTTGCAATAATGACAATTCCAGATTCAGGATCTCTCAAAACGCAGGATTGCAATCATCCTAAATCTGTTAATGCGACGTACCTTGAACTGGTAGGAAAAATGTTTGGAGGCAAAAAGCCTCCTTTTGGAGGCTTTGGGATTGCCGCCTCAGAACGAGACTTGAGAAAACCGGAAGGTTTAGCCTTGCAACTCCAATTAGAGCGACTAGGCAAGAAGGGCTTTGAGAATTTTGTTGGAACTTGGATATGCCCGTATGCTGTTGACGACTTGATCGAAAGTCTAGATAAGGAATGGATGCGGGAGCTGCTCCTTTGTCATGACGCGGTCATCTGCGTGAGAAGAGACTTTAGCGCCATTGCCTTGAATCTGGTGCACTCTAATTCCATCTCTTTTTCAAGCAGGACTGTACGCGCCGCGCTATTCAAGCTTGAACCATCTCTGGGCAGAGCTGCAATTGAGACGATACTGCAAGACATGGAGATTTATGGGATGCCGCTTGATGACGACCATGCAACACACACGATTGCAGACATTGAGCTTGCGATGAGAAGAATATTTGGAGGAGAGGGCGGCGCATTGATAATGGAGCGACTCAGGAGGATTTTAATTCCAAGTCCTGTCGATAAATGAGTGATGTCACTCTGGACTCTTTACACGTGCGTCAAGATCCAAGTAGTCTGTTCGTGCCTCTTTGAAACGAATCGCCTTTATCTTTTGTTTCTTCTCAAGACGTTTGCTACCGGCCGCATTGCGACTTCTATTCTTCCGGCTATGCCTACAAAGATAAAGGCGACTCCGACTCCTAGGAGGATCCCGCCAAGCACGTCCAGAGGATAGTGCCCGCCGACGTACACCCTAGACAAGCACACAAGGGCCGCCTCTGCCGCCAATCCTAGTGACACTAGCATTTTCCTGCCAGAACCCCTATAGAGTACCAGCACAGTAGCGGCACCTGCCGATACTATCAACGCATGGCCCGACGGGAACGAGAAATCAGGATCTGCCGCAAGGAGAAAGTCCGATTGCGGAACTATGGGCCTTGGCCTCGCGACAATTTCCTTGGCTATCGTACCAATCGGGATAAGAACCAGCAATGCCATGGTCATCACGACGGCAGTTTTTCTGCCAGCCCGCCCTCCAAAGAAAAAGATCAGGGCGCCTGCAACGATCCATACTGCCTCCCTCCCGTACTCTGTCAGGAGAATCATGAACTGGTCAAAAGGAGTGGAAAAGTGAGAGTCGTTGACCGCAAGAAATGCATCCGCATCGTCCTTGGCTATTCCGGAATTGCTGCTGTCAGGATTTACCCTCGGCGAAACCAGAGCTGCCAAGACTAGGAATGACGCGATTAGCATCATGGAAACTGCAAGGTATTTTTTGTCGTTGTTGTTCAAGAAGATGTGTATGTTTGATAAAGATCGAGTTGGGTTATAACAGTTAGCTCCATTGCCGTACCTCGGCAGCATTTTTGTTCAGGGTTCGCACTTTCCGGCGATTTTACAATTGTAAACTGCCGTTGCTATATACTCATAATTCGCTATTAGCCTCGATGCAAGAACACAACGACAAAGATGCGCACCCTCATCATGGCGGCGGCAGCCTGAGATGGGCAACTGCCAAGCACGCGCTCAGGTGCCTGATAGGATGCAACATAGGCGAAGGCATTGGAGCTGCAGTAGGCTTTGCGCTTGGCTGGGACGTGACTTCCACGCTTGTCTTGGCTGTCGCCCTTGCGTTTGCAGTCGGGTACGCGTTTACCATGATACCCATGCTCAGGACGATGCCGTGGAGGCAGGCTGCAAAAGTCACGGTCATTGGCGACACTGCAAGCATTTCGGCGATGGAATTAACAGAGAACCTGCTTGCTTTTGCAATACCGGGCTTTATGATGGCCTCACTTGCCGATGCCATGTTCTGGATTGGAATGGGGATAATACTGCCAGCAGGATTTGCAGTGTCCTACCCTGCCATGTACTGGGCCATGAAGCGCGAACAAAAAGAAGGTGGATCGATGATGCAAGCGCATCATCACTGACTTTTTTCTTGTTTACCACAAAATCGGAACCGTTTCTTTGTCCTGCGTTATCAGGTTGTAATGGAGGTTTATCTGCCTGTTCAGCCCTACAAGCAGGCCAGCGCCAAGTACCAGCAGAAATTCAGAAACTATCAGGGCAAGGCCGACTGCTGCCGGATTGACGTCATGCAGGACTGTGTTGGGACTGTAAACGAATAGTGCAGTCAAAGATCCGACGAAGAACAGCGATATGACTATTCGCGCGCCGGTCGCAGCTACGTATACTAGGTATATTGCAAGCCCGCCCTTTGCGTAAACAGCCCCGTTGGCAGTCTTCCAGAACGACAGGGTCTTGCCAGAGTACCGGTTTGAGAGGTATTCCGCGCCTACAAAAACAAGGACATAAGGCACGATGTAAACTAGCGGGATGCCAAAAGCAAACGAATTGAATGTCAGGTAGGAAGCAAACACCACGTAAAAGATAGAGAGCCCGTACAGCCTGGCCTTGTGCACCTTTGACCCACGTACAGCCGCCGTGATGCGGGTATAGCCGAGGAAACCCATCATCACTGCTGCAAATATGATTGAATAGGCCGGGGGCACGCACAGGGTAACGGTCGATCACTTTTACGCCTTCAGCAAGACTTTCATAGAAAAAAATTGCATTTTATTAATCATAAGCGCTTGTTACAAGGCAGACGCAGGCATGATTTTTTGCAAGCGTTGCAGTCAATTTCAGGTACAAGTTAACGCATCCAAACACGGTTTGAGCATTGTTTATGGTAACTGTACACGATAGCAGTATTGTCAAGACATGTTTGAACAAATACTCTGGGTGGTGTTGGGATTCGCGCCGACACTGGCCGCTTTGCAAGCGGCAGACAAGATGATAGCGAATAGCAAGAACAGCAGCAAGCCGTTAGAGGTGGAAGCGTAGAAAAATGTCGTCGGGCAGGTACTTTAACAAAGGCGTCAAGGCGCTCGACTTGCCGCACGTAGGCCACGTGGTTCGAGAGTCAGAAAACGCAATAGTCGTTTTCGGCGAAGGCGGCGACAGGTACGACATTCCCAAGCAGGCGATCAGGTTTGCGGCAGCCAACGTGCTTGTCGACCTGCCCTTTTCAGAGATAGTGAAAAGGTACAAGGTCAGCAGGGACGCTCCACTGCCTTCAGGCATGAAGGTCCACGAAGAGGCTCCCGGCGATGTCGACCTTGCGACGTACGAGAAAAAGTATCCCAAGCCGCTCTTTAACAAGGGAGTGAGGTCGCAGGACGAAGAGCACGTCGGCCACGTCATGAAAGAAACAGACGAAATGATAATAGTCTGGGGCCACCGCGACTGGCGCTTTGACATACCCAAGTCCAAGATAATCGCGACAGGAAGGAACGTCATCGTCGGCCTTGACTACAAAGACGTCTTTCAATACAGGGTTGACAGGGACGCTCCGATCCCGTCGGAGGAAGCAACGGCAGAAGATTAGATTTTTTTTCTTCTACTCCTCTGTTTTTTGCTGCTCCGGCGCTGCAGGTTCTGGCGGATCCTTGCGGTACGCCGACTTTAGCCATATCGGCGTGATTATCGTAGTTGCGGCGACCATTATGATTATGGCGGTGTAAATATTGCCGGTGAGTGCGCCAGAAGACACGCCGACTCCAGCCACGATGAGCCCGACTTCGCCCCGGGATATCATGCCTATTCCCACCTTCATCGACTTGTTGCGGTCCTTAAGAAACAGCAGGGCAGGCAGGCCGCATCCGACCATCTTTGACCCTATCGCCACGGCTATCAGGGCGCCTGCAATAAGCAGCACGTCTGCGTTGACGCCCCTGAGATCAACCTGCGCGCCGATTATTGCAAAAAAGAGCGGCGCAAATATGATCTGCAGCTTGTCGACATACTCTTCAATCCTGTGGATTACTCGCGTGCTTGCTATCGCCATCCCCACTGCAAAGGCTCCCACAATTGGCGACAGGCCAACGAACGCGGCGATGCCGGCGGCCGCAAAGAACGCGGCAGTGGCGATTCCCTCGATGCTCCCCCTGGACTTCCACAGTCTTTCGACGTGCAAAAGCCGCGGTATCAGGAAAATCGCGCCCACCAGCAGCGCGGCAAATATGCCGAGGATCTTTAGTATCAGAAACACGATGTCGGTTATCGCAGGCGTGACGTTGCCGGTCTGCACCATCGTAGTCACCACTGAAAGCACGGCTATTGCAAGTATGTCGTCGACTATGGCCGCGCCGATTATCAGCCTGGCCTCCTTTGCCCGGATCCGGCCAAGCTCCGTCAGCACCTGAACAGAGATTGCAATGCTGGTAGCAGTAAGTGCGGTGGCAATGAGCATCGACTCTAGCGCGGCAAGGCCAAACTGCAGAAACACGAAATACCCAAGGAAAAAGGGCACTGCGACGCCGATTGCGCCCACGGTAAAAGCAGACGCGCCTCCCCTCAAAAATTCCCTGGGCGTTATCTCCAGACCTGCGATAAACAGTATAACGACTGCAGACATTTCGCCGATTGTCCTGACAGTCTCGTCAAGATTTACAATCGGCTTGTCCTGGAACATGACAAGCCCGCCAAGCGCAAACGGCCCGACGATGATGCCGGCGACCAGCTCGCCAAGCACCACCGGCAACTTGATTCGTGCAAACAGCTCGGCAAATATCTTGGCCGCAAAGAGCAGTATGCCAAGCGAGATCATGACGTGCAAAAATGCTGCTTCGACTGCCAAGCGAGATAATAACCGCGCGTTAAAATAACGAGCGGGCCATAAAAGACTAACTAGGTTCTTTTGCCCTGCGCCGACTTTAGCGTCTCGGTCAGCTGGAAAAAGATCGGGTTTGCGCTTACGTCTACGAGGTTGAGCGTGCCGTTTTCCTTCACTATCTGCCGCTCAAACTTGTCCTTCTTTGCAAGCACGACAGACGAATAGTGGATTGTCCCCTTTAGTTTTTCTTGGACCACGCTTTCAGTATCGGGAAACACCGCGTGCTGGAACACGAGGCCGTTGCACCAGTTCATCGACGCGATCCCGCCGCCTGCAGCGCGCGACTGCGACAGCACGATGCGCACAAGGTCCTCAAAGCCGTACTCTATCACCTCGTGCACCACCAGCTTTTTCCAAGGCTCGATAGAGATTTCCAAGCTGCATTCGATCAGCGTGTGCATGTATATAATAACCCTAGCTGTACAGGGCGCGCCAGAACATCACCGCGGCAACTGCAACCAAGATGAGCCCTATCAAAAGCTTGAGCGTCCGCTCGTCAAACCTGCCGGTGTATTTTGCGCCGACAAAGGCGCCCGCCATGGCAGTCGCGCCCATGACAGCAAGCACTTCATAGTCTACCTCACCATTTATGGCGTGTCCAATAAGGCCTGCCGCTCCCATTGCGGAAGACGCGGCGAGGTTTGTGCCAACTGCAACCCGCGGTTCCATCTTTAGCACATTAATCACTGCAGGAAGCCTGATGCTTCCAAGCACAAGGCCCACAAGCCCTCCAAGAAAGCCCACGCCAAGGCCTATTGCGGACTCGGGTGCAAGGTTTGGGCGCAGATTTTCCGCGCCCTTGTGCCGCAGGCTCTTGATGAGCGAAAACGCCTCGTATGACACTATTGCACCGACAAGCAACAATAGCCCTTGTGCCGGCACAATGCGCGTAAAGAGCGATCCGGCAAATGCGCCTGCCGCTCCCGTCACCGCCATCACGGCAAACACGCGCCGATGCAGGTTGTTCTGCCTCATGTGCCGGATCGCAGCCGCAAGGGCGCCAAGCGTGCTTATCCCGTATTGGTTCCGGCGGCCACGCTTGCAAAAGCCTCCGCTCCAAAGATGAGCGGAAAGCGCACAACGCCCAGTACGAGCCCTACAAGCCCGCCTACAAACCCTATGGCAAGCCCAAGGGCTGCAAGGGCGGCAAGCGTAAGGGGGTCAGCAGCCACGCGACCACAGACGCGCTGCTTGGCTGATTAATGTTTGCAACAGAGATCGTTTAGGCTTGCAGAGATTCTCGCAGGATATTTTCCGTACAGTTAGCTTTATTTCCAGCATCTATCTTTCTATGCCTTCAGGCTATGGCATTAGCCTTGGCGCAGCAGGCCTAAACCGCCCTTTTCCAGAGGTGCTGATAATGCCTACCAGAAAATACAGCAGAAAAAATGGTGGGCAAAAGGAGACAGAGAGAAAGAAAATGAAAGGAATAGAGTTTGTGCTGCTTGCTGCAGGCGCGGTCGCCGGCGCGTTTCTACGCTACAGGATGGCCGAGTCGCCGGTTATGCTCGACGCGCTCCCGGTAAACGTGCTAGTGATCAACATCACAGGCAGTTTCATTCTGGGCGTCTTTTCGATACTTGCAGCTGCATGGAATCTTGATTCTCGCTACTCGCTTTTGGTGGCAATTGGTTTTTGTGGCTCCCTTACCACGATGTCGTCGTTTGCGCTAGAGACAAACAACCTGCTTGAAAACAGGCAGCTTGGCCTGGTCGCCCTCAACATAGCTGCCAACGTCGGACTGTCCATAGGCGCGATAATCGGTGGCAGGTCCATTGCAAGCGTACTCTTTAGGTGAGGCTTTGGAGGGAAAAATAACACACACAATGGTTGCAAGAAAAATGGTTGCGCTTGCGATAAGGATAAAGAAGAACGACGAATTTGAGGGCAAGCGGCTGGAAAGGGTCCTTTTGGACTTTTTCGTAGAGTCTGGAATTTCCGGCTCCACGGTCTGGGCTGGCGTCGACGGATTTGGCAAGCGGGGCAGGTCAAAGGTGCAGATAGAAGGTATCACGGTCAACATGCCCCTCCTCATTGAAGTCGTGGACGAAAGGCAAAGGATAGAACCACTGCTTGCAGAGATAAAGAGGATGGTAGGCGACAACGGACTTGTCACCCTTCACGATGTCGACGTGTTATGACCCGCACGCACGCTAAGTATAATAGGCTACTTTAGGCATTAACGACAACCACTTTTTGGACAAGTCTGCAGTTTTCGACGAGGCAAGAAAGGCCGCATGGGTTTCCATATGGACGCTGATAGCAATAGGCGTCGCCGAGGTCCTGCTCTCCTTCTTCACCAACAGCCTCACGCTCTTTGCAGACGGCCTTGACTCCCTTGCAGACGCGCTCGTCTCCTTTGTAGTGTGGTTTGGCATAAGGATGATCCACAGGCCAAAGAGCAGGCTCTTTCCCTTTGGCTACACCAAGATAGAGAGTTTTGCCGCGTTCGTTGCCGCAGTCATCATCCTGTTCCTTGGCGGTTCTATAGTATACAACGCCTACCAGCATTTTCTCCACCCCGAGCCGGTCGGCAACTACCCCGTCACGATGGCCGCCCTTGCAGGCGCCGGCGCGGTGTCGCTTCATAGGGCGTTCAAGGTGAGAAGCGTCGCCAAAAAGTACGACCTCATATCGCTCAACCTCGACGCCAAGAACTCGATAAAGGACGGCACCGCCTCGTTCGTGGGTCTTGCAAGCGTCATTGCGGCATTTTTTGGCATCCCCTACATGGACGCAATAGGCAGCATCATGATTGCAGGGTACATCTTTTACATGGCGTTTACCGCGCTAAAAGAGTCGGCGCTGGTGCTTGTCGACGCTGTCAAGAACCCCGAGATGCAGGCCGAGATGATAGCCCATATCGAAAAAAAGTTCAGCGTAAGGGTGGAAAAGATACTGCTCCGGCCGGCGGGGCAGGAGTTCTATGCGCAGGTGCACGTAGAGCTTGACAAAAACATGAGCCTGGACAAGGCAAACGAGTTGATGTCCAAGATACGTGCGTCTGTAATGTCAGAGTTTGAGACAGAAGACACGGTGGTAATTCCAAAGCCGGTCTAGGACATAGACCAACATTTTCTAGAAATTATATTAAGCTATTCTCTATTTTAAACATAAAGCCGTATCGTTTAAAAATAATATAATTATTATAATGAACTTTGAGAAAAAGCAGAAATATTAAAGTCACGTATATAGGGCATGTTGCCACAGTCATCGTCCGCAAAAGGGGCAATGGAAAATGGGGCAAAGTACGGCGCCATTGCAGGGTTGATAGCAACGTGGTCCATCTCGACTGCGATAGCTGCATCGGAACTTGAACTAGGCCTCCCAATAGGCACATTTTATGCGGTGATGGGTACAAGCCTTGGCGCAGGCGGTTTTGGCCCTGCCGCGTACCTGGGCTTTGGCCTGCACCTGCTGACAGGAGCGCTGCTTGGCGCAGTCATAGGACTTCTCATGTGCCGGTTTTTCATGATTAAGTTCCTGAACCCGTACCGGGCAGTTGCTGCTGGGATAGGTGCAGGAGTCGGTGTGTGGCTTGTGCTGTTCCTTCCAGTGACTGCGCTTTTGGTCCAGCCCTCGATTGCCAGGATAAGCTTTTTGCTTGCAGAGAGCATGCCGCTGCAGAGCGCGGTGCTTGGCAATGCTAGCCAGTTTGTGTGGGGCATTGCGCTCAGCGCAATTGCGTTCCACCTCGTATGGGGCGCAATATTTGGCTATACGGCAAGTGCGTTTTTGCGCATCAGGGCATTTCGCATGACGCATCCAGAGAAGGGGATGATGCAGTAGCAATGGTGGCTGCTCAGGACAAGAATACAGTTGTCTCGCTGCAGAAAAACCGCGGCCTTGCGGTGGCCGGCGCGGGAGCCGCATCTGGCCTCATAGGCTCGCTTGCAATCTCGGCACTCATACTGCTTGCAGAAAGAGTTGCAGGACTGCCGGTAGGCACTTTTTACCTAATGCTTGTTTCTGCAATGTCGCAGGCGCAGGACTATAATACACTTGCAATAGTGCAGGGCCTGCTTTTGCACATGCTTGCCGGCACGGCATTAGGTCTTGTAATCTCGGCGCCGTTTGCAGTTTCAAAAAAAGCGTACATATCGCTTGGCAGGTTTGCGCCAGCGTACGGCCTTGCGGCAGGCGTGCTGGTCTGGGCCGCGCTGTTTCTTCCGGTCACGTACGGGACCATGATGCCGCTTTTGCAGTCGCTTGACGGCCAGTCAGTCATCAGCCAGCGCGTGCCCATCGGAACCCTGTTTAGCATTGCAGTGTCAGACATGCTTGCAATGATGGACAGGATCATCTACACCGCGCTTGCGTTTAACATGCTCTTTGGGCTTGTCACGCTGATGCTCACGAGGGCTTTTGCAGAGGCGATAATCGGCAGGTAGTTTTATAAAGCCAACCAAGTCTTTCTCCGCACATGGTCCAGAGGCGCATCCTAAAGAACCAGAGAAGGGTGGGCGAAGCAGTCATGATTGTATCTGGGATCGGAGTTGGCATCCTGGGCCTTGCTCTTAGCATCCCGCAGATCTCGTTTGGCGGCCTCTGCATAATCGGTCTTGGGATATTCTCGATATTCTGGAGATGATATAACCGCACATGGGCAAAAAGAGTAACAAGAACATCCTCATTGCAGTCATTGCTGCAGGCATCATAGTTGCAGCCGGCGCCGGCGTGGCCTTTTCAAACACTTTTGCGCAAAAGCCACAGCAGCAGACCGATGAGGAATTTGCCAGGATGGTGTTTCAGAAAATGCAGTCGCCTACAATCGCGGCCGCTCCCGTGCTTGGGAACGCAAGCGCGCCAGTGACGGTGGTAGAGTTTGGCGATTATCTGTGCACGTTCTGCCACAGGTTCCACGAGGACACCAAGGACAAGCTCATGGCCGACTATGTGGAAACCGGCAAGGCAAGGTTCGTGTTCAAGGACTTTCCGATAAACGACCACCTCGGAGGCGGCTCGTCCCTCGGCGCGCAGGCGTCGTACTGCGCAGCTGACCAGGGCAAGTTCTGGGAGTTCCACGATTTCATGTACAACAACTGGGGAGGCGAAAGGGCAGGATGGATAACCAAGGAGAACATGGCCGACTTTGCCCAGAAGGTAGGCGTTTCCAATGTTGACCAGTTCAAGTCGTGCCTTGACTCTGGCAAGTACGCAAGCGCAGTCAAGGACAACTACAACATGGCCAAGAGCGTCGGACTGGGCGCCACTCCAAGCTTTGTAATAATTCCGGCGGCCGGCGAGCCCAAACTGGTGGTGGGCGCGCAGCCCTACCAAGTGTTCCAGCAGGTTATCGACGAGTCATCTTAACCCTGCTGGCGGCTGACCACATATCTTTTGCCTGTGAGCGAGAACAGGGTTTCAGAGACTTCCTTCAAGAGCGCGTCAACCCCGGCGTTCGTTTCTGCCGCCTGCTTCCTCAGCTGGTCAAGGCGCTGCCGCTCCCGTATGAGCCCGTCCTCGTGCTCTGCCATCATGGCCTCGACTCTTCTTCCATGCAAGACTACCCCGTGAATTCTCTCCTGATGCAGTGCCGCAATCTCGGCAGAGATAGAGGCCGACTCCTTTTGCAGCTGCGGAAGCGACGATTGAATGGACGCCAGGTACTGGAGCGCCTTGTCAGAGTCTTTTAGCTGCATCTGGCCGGAAGCAACTGACTTGTAGACCTCTGCAAGCAGCGCTGAATACGATGACGTGTCGCCCTGCTGTTGCTCGCCTCCAAGTGCCGTCCACGGCTCTTCAGACAGCACCCGCAGGCGCCTCTCCGTCTCCTTTGAGACGCCGTACGAGTATTTTGACAGTGCCTTTGAAACGTGTGAGAACATCTCTGCGACCTGCGCGTTGAACTGCTCCTGCCTTTTCTCTGCCTGCGCGAGTTTTTCCGCGGTGGCTTTGGCCTGTGCAAACTCGGCCGAGCCTTCAAGCGTCGCAAGCTCTTCCTTTAGTTTTGCAAGGTCAGATTCAAGCGCGGAGATGCGCTCCTGCGTGGCCTGCGCAGCCTGCTCCTCCGCCCTTGCTGACGAGGTCTTTTGCAGGATGGTGTTGAGCATGTTTGAGCACCTTGTAACCGGCGCGCGCTCTTGCTCAAACGCGGATATGGCCGCCTTGACATCCTTTAGCAGGTCTTCCAGGTCTCCAAGCTCGCCCTTCATACCAGAAGCGTGTTTTTTGAGAAAGTAGTTGAGCATCTTGCTGTGCGAGCCTGTGACTTCGCCAAAGCGGTGTATCATCGATTCCATTCTTTCCTTGAACTTTTTTGCGTCTCCAAGGGTCTGCACCTGCGGCAGTTCCGAAGATGCCTCGCGTCTTAGCGCGGACACCACCATCTTTTTGGTGTTTTCTATGTTGGAGCCAAACCTCTTTTCAAGCTCCTCAAGTTTCAGCTTTTCTTTTTCCATCCCATCGGCTATGGATGCAAGCGACGCAAGTGAGCGCATGGCAGATTCCCTTGCAGGCGCAAGCCGGGCAGAAAGCGACTGCACGCGGGCAGACTCGATGCTGTCAAGTAGCGACTGCACGTCCTGTATCGAGAGCATAGTGCCTGCCTGCGGCGTGTCCGGCGCAATCTGGGCCGGCTCGCTTTTTTCAGCCTCCTTCTTTTTGAATAATCCAAAAGGCACAAGAATCTTTGGCGCACAATGAGCAAAAAACTGTTGCGGATCCGGGGAAAGGCTTAATGCGCAGTTGAAGGTAACTTTCTCATGGCCGAGGGGCATGCCGCTCCAAAGCATTCTGTACTTGCTGGCGCCAAGACATGGTTTGCGCGCCATGAGCAGACTCTTTTAATAGTAAACTGCGTCAGCATTGCGCTTCTGTTTCTGCTTCACATATTTGGCTCGACAGTCCCGGTGTTTGCGCCGGCGCTTGGAAGCCTTGTCAACGTCTTTGCAATAGTGCTCGTGTCGTTCATCTTTGCAAGCGTGGTGTGGAAGGGCGTGGTGCCGGCAGTGATATGTATGCTTGGAGTCGTGCTCATGCACAACGCTATCATACTGCCGTACTATCCGCCGGCAGACCCGACGTTTCCAGACTTTATGGTCAGGAGCCAGGACTTTTCAAGGAGCTCTGCGCAGGTGTCTGCGCAGGTTGCCTCGACCATGCACTTTATCCTCGGCCTTGGCATGGTGGCCCTTGCCATCACGCTTGCGTACAGGCCCGGCTTTTTGTTCACGAGAAACCGCCCGCGGCAGGAAGAAGGCGACGATGATGACATTTGGTCAA contains:
- a CDS encoding cation diffusion facilitator family transporter codes for the protein MDKSAVFDEARKAAWVSIWTLIAIGVAEVLLSFFTNSLTLFADGLDSLADALVSFVVWFGIRMIHRPKSRLFPFGYTKIESFAAFVAAVIILFLGGSIVYNAYQHFLHPEPVGNYPVTMAALAGAGAVSLHRAFKVRSVAKKYDLISLNLDAKNSIKDGTASFVGLASVIAAFFGIPYMDAIGSIMIAGYIFYMAFTALKESALVLVDAVKNPEMQAEMIAHIEKKFSVRVEKILLRPAGQEFYAQVHVELDKNMSLDKANELMSKIRASVMSEFETEDTVVIPKPV
- a CDS encoding DsbA family protein, encoding MGKKSNKNILIAVIAAGIIVAAGAGVAFSNTFAQKPQQQTDEEFARMVFQKMQSPTIAAAPVLGNASAPVTVVEFGDYLCTFCHRFHEDTKDKLMADYVETGKARFVFKDFPINDHLGGGSSLGAQASYCAADQGKFWEFHDFMYNNWGGERAGWITKENMADFAQKVGVSNVDQFKSCLDSGKYASAVKDNYNMAKSVGLGATPSFVIIPAAGEPKLVVGAQPYQVFQQVIDESS